The Pseudobacteroides sp. genome has a window encoding:
- a CDS encoding response regulator, with product MDGKILLLDKSRLDREKIKYIISEIGNFEITEVQSVQELYYMHDSLVSFSLVIIEIDYPMEKESFSLISSIRSSPETKSLPIIVITKPNNPQIKNAVHKYSVSDYMEKPVNPSRLQSSIRSMVRIEAKFKYIVNESAKIIMSFEEYFAKDIYMSKRTKQHLSIVLITMVKSTEEKLLGSSSNYIENLQLKEKAYSTAIVKVKQSLRITDYAILNNKDIIIVLPNTNLSGAKVVNTKIAANIDESLSEINLKFNDLFFCTTVTYPEEGSDFQSLMAAALKKVSDKEMLEKFTNILDNNKLNVSSSYSKYKKYDPRNF from the coding sequence ATGGACGGTAAAATTTTATTGCTTGATAAATCCAGGCTTGATAGAGAAAAAATCAAATACATAATTTCTGAAATCGGAAACTTTGAAATAACAGAAGTTCAAAGCGTGCAGGAGTTGTATTACATGCATGATTCACTTGTAAGCTTTTCTCTTGTTATTATAGAGATTGATTATCCTATGGAAAAAGAAAGTTTCTCTTTGATCTCATCCATCAGAAGCAGCCCTGAAACTAAATCCCTGCCAATCATTGTAATTACAAAACCCAATAACCCTCAAATAAAAAATGCAGTCCATAAATATTCAGTGAGCGATTATATGGAGAAACCCGTCAACCCTTCAAGGCTTCAAAGCTCAATACGCAGCATGGTAAGGATCGAGGCTAAATTTAAATACATAGTGAATGAATCCGCCAAAATAATTATGTCTTTTGAAGAGTATTTTGCAAAGGATATCTATATGTCCAAGCGAACCAAGCAGCACCTGTCAATCGTGCTTATAACTATGGTTAAATCAACAGAAGAAAAGCTTTTAGGCAGCAGCAGCAATTATATCGAAAATCTCCAACTAAAGGAGAAAGCATATTCTACAGCTATAGTTAAGGTCAAGCAGTCACTTCGTATAACAGACTACGCTATTTTAAACAATAAGGATATAATCATTGTACTGCCCAATACAAACCTATCAGGTGCAAAGGTTGTAAATACAAAGATTGCAGCAAATATAGACGAAAGCCTTTCTGAAATCAATTTGAAGTTTAATGATTTATTCTTTTGCACAACTGTTACATACCCTGAAGAAGGCAGTGATTTTCAATCACTTATGGCTGCCGCACTAAAAAAAGTTTCTGACAAGGAAATGCTTGAGAAATTTACGAATATACTTGATAACAATAAATTAAACGTCAGCAGCAGTTATTCCAAGTATAAAAAGTATGATCCCCGTAATTTTTAG
- a CDS encoding shikimate kinase has protein sequence MKDKNIVLIGMPGSGKSTIGVLLAKTINKPFIDTDLLIQQKENDYLQNIIKRKGIHGFLSLEESIILETDFKNHVIATGGSVVYSERSMTHLKKDGIVVYFDLPLEIIEKRIKNIKTRGIAMGPDQSLESLYCTRKPLYEKYSDLTIKCCDKDIEDIISEIVKKFF, from the coding sequence ATGAAGGATAAAAACATTGTACTAATAGGAATGCCCGGTTCCGGAAAGAGCACTATAGGGGTTTTACTTGCCAAAACAATAAATAAACCCTTTATTGATACAGATTTGCTTATACAACAAAAGGAAAACGATTATCTGCAAAACATTATAAAGAGAAAAGGGATACACGGTTTTTTATCTTTAGAGGAGAGCATTATACTTGAGACTGATTTTAAAAATCATGTTATAGCTACAGGAGGAAGTGTGGTTTACAGCGAAAGATCCATGACTCATTTAAAGAAAGATGGGATTGTAGTGTACTTTGATCTTCCTTTAGAAATTATTGAAAAGCGGATTAAAAATATAAAGACCCGGGGTATAGCAATGGGGCCGGACCAAAGTCTTGAAAGTCTTTACTGCACAAGAAAACCACTATATGAAAAATATAGTGATTTAACTATAAAATGCTGCGATAAAGATATTGAAGATATAATAAGCGAAATAGTAAAAAAATTTTTTTAA
- a CDS encoding Ig-like domain-containing protein, producing the protein MKSKFNLSCFVILAVIAIFVAVPGVVYAGDDTAASPVDLAEKVKSAMLLRNPTYTIQYTGDATIKSNIKSLFSDIFSSDDYLHYSTKTYGVTIYGITGNLSMKFNFSYWESKEQSDFVESKVSEVLNEIITPEMNDYQKERAIHDWIVTNVAYDISLGQHSAYAALVSPYKTVCQGYSLLAYKMLNEVGIETRIIEGKAGGQSHSWVLVNLDGAYYHLDPTWDDPVPDVKGRIKYDYYNLTDEEIKSNHSWTKSYPKAENSFVDILKSKMVSDAENSSVYETIISDLGLQFTDESLTVSNSLGLNSKIQEAIVEEKTSIKVRYTGLSIATDIKEAFKGISNVKTYSYTYTDYVRTPQVGDVILELNFSYEPQVNITEISLNQSSISIDVGKSSTKLIPTINPTTSSNKSVIWSSSDISIATVTDGIIKGISGGNATITVKTIDGGIEADIDVTVTVPVARIKLDRAYLQLKVESEDVVLKTSVFPEDATDQDIVWSSNSQNVAVDENGTVHAVAPGKAIITATSKSDPAKKATCTVVVPVTVTEVSFTKDKITLKLGQAPVKLIPIILPSNAVIKAVTWSSSDEAIATVSRTGNLIAVSEGTATITATSVDGNKSGAMEVTVIRGVISVTLNKKFATLKIGDPDLKLEAAVLPENATIKDIQWTSSNPAVATVDEEGNVHAVSPGKVTITASSKQDGTKRSVCTITIPIPVSGIKISSAVSTLKVGQIGIRLSPAITPYNAANKKVEWESSNSSVLTVSASGVITPLKEGTVTISATTVDGRFVDSITINVVYPVSSVKLDKVTAVIKVGDADLTLNVTVLPDNATSKEVAWTSSNPAVATVDENGVVHAVSSGKTVISAISKQDSLKKGICTITVQ; encoded by the coding sequence ATGAAATCCAAGTTCAATTTGTCGTGTTTTGTTATACTGGCAGTGATAGCAATATTTGTTGCTGTACCGGGGGTTGTTTATGCAGGTGATGACACAGCTGCTTCACCTGTGGACTTAGCGGAGAAGGTTAAATCGGCTATGCTTTTGAGAAATCCAACATACACAATACAGTATACAGGGGATGCAACAATAAAAAGCAATATCAAAAGCTTATTTAGCGATATTTTTAGCTCGGACGATTACCTTCACTACAGCACAAAAACGTATGGAGTTACCATCTATGGTATTACAGGAAATTTATCCATGAAGTTTAATTTTTCCTACTGGGAGTCAAAAGAGCAGTCGGATTTTGTTGAAAGTAAAGTTTCTGAGGTGTTAAATGAAATTATTACTCCTGAAATGAACGACTATCAAAAGGAAAGAGCAATTCATGACTGGATTGTAACTAATGTTGCCTATGATATTTCTCTTGGGCAGCATTCAGCATATGCAGCTCTCGTCTCACCTTATAAAACCGTATGTCAGGGTTACTCCCTTCTAGCATATAAAATGCTTAACGAGGTAGGAATAGAAACCAGAATAATCGAAGGAAAGGCAGGTGGGCAAAGCCATTCATGGGTTTTGGTAAACTTAGATGGAGCCTATTATCATCTTGATCCCACTTGGGATGATCCTGTACCCGACGTTAAGGGAAGAATTAAATATGATTATTATAATTTAACGGACGAAGAGATAAAATCTAACCACTCGTGGACTAAATCCTACCCAAAAGCTGAGAATTCTTTTGTAGATATCCTTAAATCAAAAATGGTAAGTGATGCTGAGAACTCTAGTGTTTATGAGACCATTATAAGCGATTTAGGTCTTCAGTTTACAGATGAGTCTTTGACCGTATCAAATTCTTTGGGATTGAACTCAAAAATACAAGAGGCTATCGTAGAAGAGAAAACATCAATAAAGGTTAGGTATACCGGATTATCTATTGCTACAGATATCAAGGAAGCATTCAAGGGCATCAGTAATGTGAAAACATACAGCTATACATATACTGATTATGTTCGTACTCCACAGGTTGGAGATGTGATTTTGGAATTAAACTTTTCATACGAACCTCAGGTAAATATAACAGAAATATCATTGAACCAGAGCTCTATTTCCATTGATGTTGGAAAATCCTCAACAAAGCTTATACCAACGATTAATCCTACTACTTCAAGCAATAAAAGTGTTATATGGTCTTCATCAGATATAAGTATAGCAACAGTTACTGATGGGATAATTAAGGGAATTTCCGGCGGTAATGCGACAATTACTGTGAAAACTATTGACGGTGGAATTGAGGCAGATATAGATGTTACGGTTACTGTTCCTGTTGCAAGGATAAAGCTTGATAGGGCATATTTGCAGCTTAAAGTGGAAAGTGAAGATGTGGTTCTGAAGACTTCTGTTTTTCCTGAGGATGCCACAGATCAGGATATTGTGTGGAGCAGTAATAGCCAAAATGTAGCTGTGGACGAAAATGGAACGGTACATGCTGTTGCACCTGGAAAGGCAATAATTACAGCAACATCAAAAAGCGATCCGGCCAAAAAAGCCACCTGTACAGTAGTAGTTCCTGTAACGGTAACTGAGGTATCCTTTACGAAGGATAAAATAACTTTAAAGCTTGGACAGGCACCTGTAAAGCTGATACCGATAATATTGCCGTCAAATGCAGTTATAAAAGCAGTTACATGGTCATCGAGCGATGAAGCTATTGCTACAGTAAGCAGAACAGGAAATCTGATAGCAGTGTCCGAAGGTACTGCAACTATAACAGCCACCTCAGTTGACGGAAACAAATCGGGGGCCATGGAGGTTACAGTAATAAGAGGTGTTATCAGTGTTACCCTAAATAAGAAATTTGCTACACTTAAAATCGGAGACCCTGATTTGAAGCTTGAAGCGGCAGTCTTGCCTGAAAACGCTACAATAAAGGATATACAGTGGACAAGCAGCAATCCTGCTGTGGCAACTGTAGACGAAGAGGGTAATGTCCATGCCGTATCACCCGGCAAGGTAACAATTACTGCATCGTCAAAGCAGGACGGGACAAAGAGATCTGTATGCACAATAACTATTCCTATTCCGGTATCAGGTATAAAGATCTCATCAGCAGTAAGCACATTAAAGGTTGGTCAAATAGGAATAAGGCTTTCGCCTGCTATTACACCTTACAATGCAGCCAATAAAAAAGTAGAATGGGAAAGCAGCAATTCATCTGTATTAACGGTTAGTGCATCAGGGGTGATCACTCCCCTAAAGGAGGGAACTGTGACAATTAGTGCAACTACAGTTGACGGCAGGTTTGTGGATTCCATTACCATTAATGTTGTGTACCCCGTATCTTCAGTTAAATTAGATAAGGTTACTGCAGTAATAAAAGTTGGTGATGCTGATTTGACTTTGAATGTAACGGTATTACCTGATAATGCAACCAGTAAGGAAGTTGCATGGACAAGCAGCAATCCTGCTGTGGCAACTGTTGATGAGAATGGGGTAGTACATGCTGTTTCCTCAGGCAAAACAGTAATAAGTGCCATATCCAAGCAGGACTCTCTTAAAAAAGGAATTTGCACCATTACAGTTCAGTAA
- a CDS encoding flagellar protein FlgN → MDNNNRITVNKSPNTYVERLLEITDAKYACLQEMLELTAEQASVIDEDEIERLENILDEKQRIIEKVDKLDDEFEVYFHRLKSESRIKSLEELSSNEVKGLKELKISVSNVMAVLKELSDLEKSNNSRAKKALEDIGNGLKNINVAKKVNSAYGALPIQTESFFIDKKK, encoded by the coding sequence ATGGATAATAACAATAGGATAACTGTAAATAAAAGCCCCAATACTTATGTTGAAAGGCTTTTGGAGATTACAGATGCTAAATATGCATGTTTGCAGGAAATGCTTGAGTTAACAGCTGAGCAGGCATCTGTTATAGACGAAGATGAAATAGAAAGACTTGAGAATATTTTAGATGAAAAACAAAGAATAATTGAAAAGGTTGACAAGCTTGATGATGAATTTGAGGTTTATTTTCATCGCCTTAAATCGGAATCCAGGATTAAAAGTCTTGAAGAGTTAAGCTCAAACGAAGTAAAAGGACTAAAGGAACTAAAAATCTCAGTATCAAATGTCATGGCAGTTTTAAAGGAATTATCGGATTTGGAGAAATCCAATAATTCAAGAGCAAAGAAGGCGTTAGAAGATATTGGCAATGGATTGAAAAATATAAATGTAGCCAAAAAAGTCAATTCCGCTTACGGAGCATTACCTATCCAAACCGAATCCTTTTTCATAGATAAAAAGAAGTAA
- the fliS gene encoding flagellar export chaperone FliS, giving the protein MVMNKASDQYKENSIFTASPEELTLMLYNGLIKFIMQAQMAIDEKNIEKAHNCIVRAENIIGEFQATLDQKYDISNNLYLIYDYMNRRLVDASIKKDKEILNEVLGFAKELRDTWSQAMKMAKQQMPKSQQVAK; this is encoded by the coding sequence ATGGTAATGAACAAAGCATCAGACCAGTATAAAGAGAACTCAATATTTACAGCTAGTCCGGAGGAATTGACACTTATGCTGTATAACGGACTTATCAAATTTATTATGCAGGCACAAATGGCAATAGATGAGAAAAATATTGAAAAGGCACATAATTGTATAGTTAGAGCAGAAAATATAATAGGCGAGTTTCAGGCAACTTTGGACCAAAAGTATGATATATCAAATAATCTGTATTTAATTTATGATTATATGAATAGAAGACTTGTAGACGCAAGCATAAAAAAGGACAAGGAAATATTAAATGAAGTTTTAGGCTTTGCAAAGGAACTTAGAGATACCTGGAGTCAAGCTATGAAAATGGCCAAACAGCAAATGCCCAAATCTCAACAAGTTGCAAAATAG
- the fliD gene encoding flagellar filament capping protein FliD codes for MAVNSVFGSNSNSNKLRLTGLATGLDTDTIISSLMKSEKAPLNKIMQKRQLAEWKRDSYREVTNLLRGFKDEFFDVLKPASNMLSQTGLKKFASTSSDSAVVTALGSSEAQAGEHKITVTRLATSAAKASGSTVTQALESTAAITSADIANASGKSIKIVLDGVAKEIKLGNYTSSTTLSEFASDIESIIGNEFGAGKVKIDVSGTGSDKLTFSTAAGASKLTLSSAASNDGLSSFHINSGTSNRLSLSDTLATLKDKLKTTFQYSESTDGSQKVTFSINSKSFTFSSNTTLSTVLNTISNDTDAKVKITYDDVTDKFTIDAKRLGAGNNININEASSSFLASMNLTDLRQGQDAIVVLDGQTITRSSNSITSNGVTYNLLKESTTEQTISLKTDTEAVFNNVKNFVTKYNDLIGKLNSKLTERYSREFQPLTEEQKEGMSEEQVKKWEERAKTGLLKNDSYITKVVDSLRTALYDNISGITTKLTDIGITTGTFTDKGKLIIDEDKLKQAIAANPDGVMNLFSKKSDSNPSYSRNLTASEKKTRYNEEGMAHRIYDIIEDNISTIRDSEGKKGILLQVAGITGDTSEYSNTIYTQISQYDTQIDRLQDKLADKENKYYKQYAALESAISKMNNQSNWLMSQISGK; via the coding sequence ATGGCTGTAAACAGTGTATTCGGTTCTAACAGCAATTCCAACAAGCTAAGACTGACGGGTCTTGCTACAGGCCTTGATACTGATACTATTATAAGCAGTCTAATGAAAAGTGAAAAAGCACCTCTCAACAAAATTATGCAAAAAAGGCAGCTGGCAGAATGGAAAAGAGATAGCTACAGGGAGGTAACCAATCTTTTAAGAGGATTCAAGGATGAGTTCTTTGATGTGTTGAAGCCGGCTAGCAATATGTTGTCTCAAACAGGCTTGAAAAAGTTTGCGTCAACCAGCTCAGACAGTGCAGTTGTCACAGCTTTAGGCAGTTCTGAGGCCCAGGCTGGTGAACACAAAATTACAGTAACAAGGTTGGCGACATCAGCGGCAAAAGCAAGTGGTAGTACTGTAACACAAGCATTGGAGAGTACCGCTGCCATAACATCTGCCGATATTGCTAACGCTAGTGGAAAAAGCATAAAAATAGTATTGGATGGGGTTGCTAAGGAAATTAAGCTGGGGAACTATACCAGTTCAACAACTTTGTCAGAGTTTGCTTCAGATATTGAGAGTATTATAGGCAATGAATTCGGGGCGGGAAAGGTAAAGATAGATGTATCAGGAACCGGTAGTGATAAGCTTACCTTTTCTACAGCAGCTGGAGCAAGTAAGCTGACCCTTTCATCAGCAGCATCTAATGACGGGCTGTCAAGCTTCCATATAAACTCGGGAACATCCAACAGGTTAAGCTTGAGTGATACCCTGGCAACATTGAAGGACAAGCTCAAAACAACTTTTCAGTATTCGGAGAGCACAGATGGAAGTCAGAAGGTTACATTCAGCATTAATTCAAAGTCTTTTACATTTTCAAGCAATACAACTCTTTCTACGGTGTTGAACACCATCAGTAATGATACTGATGCCAAGGTTAAAATTACATATGATGATGTAACGGACAAGTTTACTATAGATGCAAAAAGATTAGGTGCAGGAAATAATATCAACATTAATGAAGCATCAAGTTCATTTTTAGCATCAATGAACCTTACTGATTTGAGGCAGGGGCAGGATGCAATTGTTGTTTTGGATGGTCAGACCATAACAAGAAGCAGCAATTCCATAACTTCAAACGGTGTAACATATAATCTTCTGAAGGAAAGCACAACTGAACAAACCATATCTTTAAAGACTGATACTGAAGCTGTATTTAACAATGTAAAGAATTTTGTAACTAAATATAATGACCTTATAGGCAAGCTTAATAGTAAGCTGACAGAAAGATACAGCAGAGAGTTTCAACCCCTTACTGAAGAACAGAAAGAAGGAATGTCTGAAGAACAGGTGAAAAAGTGGGAAGAAAGAGCTAAAACAGGTCTTTTGAAAAACGACAGTTATATTACAAAAGTGGTTGATAGTCTGAGAACTGCTCTATATGATAATATAAGCGGAATAACAACAAAGCTGACTGATATCGGAATTACCACAGGCACTTTTACAGATAAGGGTAAACTTATCATTGATGAAGACAAGCTAAAGCAGGCTATAGCGGCAAATCCCGATGGTGTAATGAACCTTTTCAGCAAGAAATCAGACAGTAATCCTTCTTACAGCCGCAATCTGACTGCTTCGGAAAAGAAAACCAGATATAATGAAGAGGGTATGGCACATAGAATTTATGACATCATAGAAGATAACATTTCAACGATCAGAGATTCTGAAGGCAAAAAAGGAATATTGCTGCAGGTAGCTGGGATTACAGGAGATACATCAGAGTATTCCAACACTATATATACACAGATTAGCCAGTATGATACCCAAATAGATAGACTCCAAGACAAACTGGCTGATAAGGAGAATAAGTATTATAAGCAGTATGCTGCACTCGAATCTGCCATATCCAAAATGAATAATCAAAGTAACTGGTTAATGAGTCAGATTAGTGGTAAATAA
- a CDS encoding flagellar protein FlaG, protein MKIDGTDATSSAVPRQHENNTNRTENKLTQDSGQSASIDLKSYMNMSSYEKSELPISDKVVIEAIEKANKAILGSNRSFEFSIHEKTKAIMVKVIDNETHEVIREIPSEKILDMVANLWEVAGIMVDERR, encoded by the coding sequence ATGAAGATTGATGGCACGGATGCTACCAGTAGTGCAGTACCACGACAGCATGAGAATAACACAAACAGGACTGAAAATAAACTAACACAGGATTCCGGCCAATCTGCTTCCATTGACTTAAAGAGCTACATGAACATGTCAAGTTATGAGAAAAGCGAGCTGCCTATATCGGATAAAGTGGTGATTGAAGCAATAGAAAAAGCTAATAAAGCCATTTTAGGGTCAAACAGAAGCTTTGAGTTTTCAATACATGAGAAGACAAAGGCAATAATGGTCAAGGTAATAGACAATGAAACCCATGAGGTTATACGGGAGATTCCATCTGAAAAAATTCTTGATATGGTTGCAAATCTTTGGGAAGTGGCCGGCATCATGGTAGATGAAAGAAGGTAA
- a CDS encoding aminotransferase class I/II-fold pyridoxal phosphate-dependent enzyme yields the protein MIPLSIPEMTGKELFYIKECLDSGWVSSAGPHVKLFEDRFKDYIGAKYAVATVNCTSALHLALMCIGVREDDEVIVPSLTFAATVNAIRYLGAEPVFVDVCRDSYCMEPHKLEELIGEKTKAIMPVHLYGQTVEMECVMEIANKYGLKVVEDAAQSLGSKYKGMSTGTIGHAGCFSFNGNKLITTGSGGMLVTDDEEIASRALYLSTQAKDLNHKGAFYHNDVGYNYRMSNINAAVGLGQLEDIERRIQIKKSISDLYYKHLTGVDNIVLPVKKTYCDTVFWLYPILVKYGAKYDRTSLEEKFCQSGIETRTFFTPLHLMPPYVSHRHGDLENTEYISMLGLNLPSSIGIGDDEIIKVCRILRHE from the coding sequence ATGATTCCTTTGAGCATACCGGAAATGACGGGGAAAGAGCTGTTCTACATTAAAGAGTGCCTTGATTCCGGATGGGTATCAAGTGCAGGACCTCATGTAAAGCTTTTTGAAGACAGGTTCAAGGACTATATCGGAGCCAAGTATGCTGTGGCGACTGTAAACTGTACATCCGCTCTTCATTTGGCTCTTATGTGTATTGGAGTAAGGGAAGATGATGAGGTTATAGTGCCCTCCCTTACCTTTGCTGCAACTGTAAATGCTATAAGATATTTGGGTGCTGAGCCTGTGTTTGTTGATGTTTGCAGGGACAGCTATTGCATGGAACCTCACAAGTTGGAAGAGCTTATAGGGGAAAAAACAAAGGCAATTATGCCTGTGCATTTGTATGGACAGACTGTGGAAATGGAATGTGTTATGGAAATAGCAAATAAATACGGGCTTAAGGTTGTTGAAGATGCAGCACAATCACTTGGCTCCAAATATAAGGGAATGAGCACCGGTACCATAGGGCACGCGGGGTGCTTTAGCTTTAACGGTAATAAACTCATAACCACAGGAAGCGGAGGAATGCTTGTTACCGATGATGAGGAAATTGCAAGCCGAGCACTATATTTGTCAACCCAGGCAAAGGACTTAAATCATAAAGGGGCGTTTTATCACAATGATGTAGGATACAACTACAGAATGTCCAATATAAATGCAGCTGTTGGATTGGGGCAGCTTGAGGATATTGAAAGAAGAATACAAATTAAAAAAAGCATATCTGATTTATATTACAAACATTTAACGGGAGTTGATAATATAGTGCTCCCCGTTAAAAAGACTTATTGCGATACTGTCTTTTGGTTATATCCAATTCTTGTAAAGTATGGAGCTAAATATGACAGGACAAGTCTTGAAGAAAAATTTTGTCAATCGGGAATTGAAACAAGAACTTTTTTTACACCTCTCCATCTTATGCCGCCTTATGTATCTCACAGACATGGAGATCTGGAAAACACCGAGTATATATCAATGCTTGGTTTAAATCTGCCAAGCTCCATAGGTATCGGAGATGATGAAATAATTAAGGTTTGCCGAATACTAAGGCATGAATGA
- a CDS encoding radical SAM protein: MYDKSINIPVDQKFNQFKSKFACEWEERKGEEYKKYRDKWVQNPKNFILEDGPINLDIEITNCCNLKCPMCPRTAMIKDNVQVSGGKFNTGFMDFSLYKSLIDQADQIGVKAVKLNWLGEPTMHKDVVKMVAYAKDKGIIDVLMNTNGVLLDKELARGLIEAGLDRLLFSFDSPYKGDYEKIRIGADYEKVMENIKSINKLRNELQKDNPLTRVSMVRMKENENQFKDFMELFKEHVDIVAWSEYTNKEELLRDEMKRIKRDKIKNFACAQLWQRMFVSWNGNVVVCCADVTMEYFVGDATKEKLIDIWKNDSYQNIRKVHMSGNCQSISICNKCDMPEFSEGGQK, encoded by the coding sequence ATGTATGATAAAAGTATCAATATACCTGTAGATCAGAAATTTAATCAGTTTAAGAGCAAGTTTGCCTGTGAGTGGGAGGAGAGAAAAGGGGAGGAATATAAAAAATATAGAGATAAATGGGTTCAAAATCCAAAGAATTTTATTTTAGAAGACGGTCCAATCAATTTGGATATTGAAATAACCAACTGCTGCAACTTAAAATGTCCCATGTGTCCAAGGACTGCTATGATAAAGGATAATGTACAGGTTAGCGGGGGAAAATTTAATACCGGGTTTATGGACTTTTCTCTGTATAAAAGTCTTATTGATCAGGCAGATCAAATAGGGGTTAAGGCGGTTAAGCTTAATTGGCTTGGGGAACCCACAATGCACAAGGATGTTGTGAAAATGGTGGCCTATGCAAAGGATAAAGGCATTATAGATGTTCTAATGAATACGAATGGAGTGCTTTTAGATAAAGAGCTGGCGAGGGGATTGATTGAAGCAGGACTTGACAGGCTCCTATTTTCGTTTGATTCACCATATAAGGGAGATTATGAAAAGATTAGGATTGGTGCAGACTATGAAAAGGTTATGGAAAACATCAAATCTATTAACAAATTAAGAAATGAACTTCAAAAAGATAACCCACTGACAAGGGTTTCCATGGTTAGGATGAAGGAGAACGAGAATCAGTTCAAGGATTTTATGGAGCTTTTTAAAGAACATGTTGATATAGTGGCATGGTCGGAATATACCAACAAGGAAGAACTATTAAGAGACGAGATGAAAAGAATAAAAAGAGACAAAATTAAGAATTTTGCATGTGCCCAGCTTTGGCAAAGGATGTTTGTGTCATGGAACGGTAATGTAGTGGTTTGCTGTGCAGATGTGACGATGGAATATTTTGTAGGAGACGCTACCAAAGAAAAGCTTATTGACATTTGGAAAAATGATAGTTACCAAAATATAAGAAAAGTGCATATGTCAGGAAATTGTCAAAGCATATCTATCTGCAATAAATGTGATATGCCTGAGTTTTCAGAGGGAGGACAGAAATGA
- a CDS encoding acylneuraminate cytidylyltransferase family protein — protein sequence MDNLIHCVIPARKGSKRLKGKNTRLFLDKPLISWTIEEAMKSKNIGSITVSTDDEAVMEIANNYGISILQRPQELAADDSTTSDVVLHFISGMMERGDAVSHIMLLQPTSPLRTAKHIEEAIDYYFFNIDKIDSLISVSRSEHPPWWNKKIGENGLLTDAFPYDRSKFNKSQDFPRTYIVNGAIYIAKVDELIIHKGFETGRILPYIMERQCSIDIDNEFDLLLAEFIAKA from the coding sequence ATGGACAACCTCATTCACTGTGTCATACCTGCAAGAAAAGGTTCAAAAAGGCTGAAGGGCAAGAATACCAGACTTTTTTTAGACAAGCCGCTGATTTCATGGACCATTGAGGAAGCTATGAAATCCAAAAATATTGGCAGTATAACTGTTTCGACTGATGATGAAGCTGTAATGGAAATAGCAAACAATTATGGGATCAGTATATTGCAGCGACCCCAAGAGCTTGCAGCAGATGATTCGACTACTTCAGATGTTGTGCTTCACTTTATTTCTGGTATGATGGAAAGGGGGGACGCGGTATCCCACATAATGCTTTTGCAGCCTACCTCTCCTCTCAGGACTGCTAAGCATATTGAAGAGGCTATAGATTACTACTTTTTCAATATAGATAAAATAGACTCACTCATATCCGTTTCAAGGTCTGAGCATCCGCCGTGGTGGAATAAAAAGATTGGGGAAAACGGACTTTTGACGGATGCATTCCCTTATGACAGATCAAAGTTTAATAAATCACAGGATTTTCCACGCACCTATATAGTGAATGGGGCTATATACATTGCAAAGGTTGATGAACTCATTATCCATAAGGGGTTTGAGACAGGTAGAATATTGCCCTATATAATGGAACGACAATGCTCTATCGATATAGATAACGAATTTGACTTGCTGCTGGCAGAGTTTATTGCAAAGGCATGA